From a region of the Vibrio orientalis CIP 102891 = ATCC 33934 genome:
- the phnD gene encoding phosphate/phosphite/phosphonate ABC transporter substrate-binding protein, producing MKNSVNGLLIAGSLLLPSLAMASECATRGVLDDRYCDENQDLVADAPKDANEWIDPSTLVFTYTPVEDPALYKDAFADFQAHLSKVTGKKVIYYTVHSNSAQVEAMRSGRLHVAGFSTGPTGYAVNLAGYVPIAVKGDESGFQGYNLVTIVRKDSGINGMADLKGKRVAHTSASSNSGNLAPRALFPAQGLVPDQDYKVLYSGKHDQSILGVFNGDYDAAPVASDVYDRMVAAGRVDDSELKIIYRSPRFPTSAFGYAYNLKPELAEKINEAFFSYRFTEEMSDAFKGADRFSPISYQEEWAVIRDIAHATGTAYTKAGLKKLAEKDAAKRAKKKAAELAKQATNQ from the coding sequence ATGAAAAACAGTGTAAATGGATTGTTAATCGCTGGCTCTTTGCTGCTACCTTCTCTGGCGATGGCAAGTGAGTGTGCTACTCGCGGGGTACTGGATGATAGATACTGTGATGAAAACCAAGATTTAGTGGCAGATGCGCCAAAGGATGCAAACGAGTGGATCGACCCAAGTACCTTGGTGTTTACGTATACGCCAGTAGAAGACCCAGCGCTTTATAAAGATGCTTTTGCCGATTTCCAAGCGCACCTAAGTAAGGTTACTGGCAAAAAGGTTATCTACTACACTGTTCACTCAAACTCAGCTCAGGTTGAAGCGATGCGTTCAGGTCGCCTTCACGTTGCGGGTTTCTCAACAGGTCCAACGGGTTATGCAGTAAACCTAGCGGGTTACGTACCTATCGCCGTAAAAGGGGATGAATCGGGCTTCCAAGGCTACAACCTAGTGACGATCGTACGTAAAGACAGTGGCATTAATGGGATGGCGGATCTAAAAGGTAAGCGAGTTGCCCACACTTCGGCCTCTTCTAACTCAGGTAACCTTGCGCCACGCGCTCTGTTTCCAGCACAAGGCTTAGTACCTGACCAAGATTACAAAGTGCTTTACTCTGGTAAGCATGATCAATCTATTCTAGGCGTATTCAATGGCGACTACGATGCCGCGCCTGTGGCCTCTGATGTTTATGACCGTATGGTTGCAGCAGGTCGTGTTGATGATTCTGAGCTGAAAATCATTTACCGTAGCCCACGTTTCCCAACGTCTGCATTTGGCTACGCGTACAACCTAAAACCTGAGTTAGCAGAGAAAATTAACGAAGCCTTCTTTAGCTATCGCTTTACTGAAGAAATGAGTGATGCCTTTAAAGGTGCTGATCGTTTCTCACCAATTTCCTACCAAGAAGAGTGGGCGGTGATCCGTGATATCGCACACGCAACAGGTACGGCTTACACCAAAGCGGGCCTGAAGAAACTTGCTGAAAAAGATGCTGCGAAGCGCGCTAAGAAAAAAGCGGCAGAGTTAGCGAAGCAAGCAACCAACCAGTAA
- the phnE gene encoding phosphonate ABC transporter, permease protein PhnE, whose protein sequence is MAGLSSSSSASINVENPFKTSWASRLGVVAIVAYLFYSFATLDLTLDRLIIGFGESERLLSRMFPPDFSRSNLLLSGLAESLQIAIISSFFGIVISLFLGLLAARNMMPSIVSTPVRGFIALCRSFHPVIIAILFVKAVGFGALAGILTLVFASIGFIAKLFAEAIEEISFKQVEAIRATGASFISVILFAVMPQVFTRFIGFSSYQLDSNLRNSTMVGIVGAGGLGGTLFSAFQRFDYDFVAAILITIIALILVGEFLSNVVRRIF, encoded by the coding sequence ATGGCTGGATTAAGCTCCTCATCTTCTGCGTCAATCAATGTAGAAAACCCATTTAAAACGTCTTGGGCGAGTCGTTTAGGTGTCGTTGCTATCGTGGCCTATTTGTTCTACAGCTTTGCAACCTTAGATCTAACGCTTGATAGATTAATTATTGGTTTTGGTGAAAGCGAACGCTTACTTTCTCGTATGTTCCCGCCTGACTTTTCTCGCTCTAATCTACTCCTCAGTGGTTTAGCGGAAAGCTTACAAATTGCGATTATTTCGAGCTTTTTTGGCATCGTTATATCGTTGTTCTTGGGCTTATTGGCTGCGCGTAACATGATGCCATCGATTGTGTCGACGCCAGTGCGTGGTTTTATCGCCTTATGTCGCTCTTTCCACCCAGTCATCATCGCAATCTTGTTTGTAAAAGCGGTAGGCTTTGGCGCACTAGCCGGGATTTTAACCTTAGTCTTTGCCTCCATCGGCTTTATTGCCAAGTTGTTTGCCGAAGCGATTGAAGAAATCTCCTTTAAACAGGTGGAAGCGATCCGAGCAACGGGCGCGAGCTTTATTAGCGTGATTCTGTTTGCGGTCATGCCGCAGGTATTTACTCGTTTCATCGGATTTTCCAGTTACCAGCTTGATTCAAATCTACGTAACTCGACCATGGTCGGTATCGTTGGTGCGGGTGGCTTAGGTGGGACACTGTTTTCAGCATTCCAACGCTTTGACTATGATTTTGTCGCAGCGATTCTGATTACGATTATCGCGCTGATTCTAGTGGGTGAGTTCTTGTCTAATGTAGTAAGGAGAATCTTCTAA
- the phnE gene encoding phosphonate ABC transporter, permease protein PhnE has protein sequence MTTASIDREWQRFTFNERIARFAAYLCFVSAIVWSWQTVEVIPEFLYDAPAQFADMFGRMVPLDYGFYPTTIHAALIETLHIATLGTLFTLILAIPLALLNAPNITPNKTLNWIAQFFLVSSRSVNSLVWALLFIALFGPGVLAGIMAIAVRSIGFVGKLLAEAIAEVNMGTIEALKATGASWASILMKGYWPQVMPAFFSIVLFRWDINVRESAVLGLVGAGGIGVVLNDAQNLFEWQKVSMVLVSIFAVVVLAEALVVHVRKKLI, from the coding sequence ATGACGACAGCTTCTATTGATAGAGAATGGCAACGTTTTACCTTTAATGAGCGCATTGCAAGATTCGCAGCCTACCTTTGTTTTGTTTCGGCCATTGTATGGTCTTGGCAGACGGTAGAAGTCATTCCTGAGTTTCTCTACGACGCGCCGGCGCAGTTTGCGGATATGTTTGGTCGAATGGTGCCGCTCGATTATGGTTTCTACCCGACAACCATCCATGCTGCGCTGATTGAAACTTTGCACATCGCGACGTTAGGTACCTTGTTTACACTGATATTGGCAATTCCATTGGCATTGCTTAATGCGCCAAATATCACACCAAATAAAACGTTAAACTGGATAGCGCAGTTCTTCTTAGTGTCATCGCGTTCAGTAAACTCCTTAGTTTGGGCTTTACTTTTCATTGCACTGTTTGGTCCGGGTGTACTGGCGGGCATTATGGCGATTGCAGTCCGTAGTATTGGCTTCGTGGGCAAGCTATTGGCGGAGGCGATTGCCGAAGTCAATATGGGCACCATTGAAGCGCTAAAAGCGACAGGAGCTTCTTGGGCAAGTATCTTGATGAAAGGTTATTGGCCTCAGGTTATGCCGGCATTCTTCTCGATTGTGCTGTTCCGCTGGGATATCAACGTGCGTGAATCTGCTGTACTTGGTTTGGTTGGTGCGGGTGGTATTGGTGTGGTTCTAAATGATGCTCAAAACCTATTTGAGTGGCAGAAAGTATCGATGGTACTAGTGAGCATTTTCGCTGTGGTTGTATTGGCTGAGGCATTGGTCGTGCATGTACGTAAGAAGCTAATTTAA
- a CDS encoding glycerophosphodiester phosphodiesterase family protein: MKQILTSGIALLLGVSSVAMASNEPAQVGPRPLYLVSDMEEGPLKTKLESCEAGPFYRSDFSIGHRGAAMQFPEHTKESYLAAIAMGAGVLECDVTFTKDKELVCRHSQSDLHTTTDVLAHPELAKKCSVPFKPANPATGEDAQVECRTSDFTLAEFKTLKGKMDGANPKATTIEEYMNGTPGWRTDLYSQTGTLMTHAESAELFKKHGVKVTPELKSAAVDMPYKGFSQADYAQKLVDELKEAGFSAKDAYVQSFNLDDVKYWINNEPEFGKQAVYLDDRVYNLEGFTATLENMKALSKEGVQIIAPPLYALIQLDDKNAIVQSEYAKLAKQADLDIIAWTLERSGPLAQGGGWYYQTVTEQINQDGDMMKVLDVLAKDVGVLGVFSDWPSTVTYYANCMDI, translated from the coding sequence ATGAAGCAAATTTTAACCAGTGGTATCGCACTTTTGTTAGGTGTTAGTTCAGTTGCTATGGCGAGCAATGAACCCGCTCAAGTCGGTCCTCGACCATTATACCTAGTGAGTGATATGGAAGAGGGACCACTGAAAACCAAATTGGAAAGCTGCGAAGCCGGCCCATTTTATCGTAGTGACTTTTCTATCGGCCACCGCGGCGCTGCCATGCAGTTTCCTGAGCATACTAAAGAGTCTTATCTAGCAGCGATTGCGATGGGCGCAGGTGTCTTGGAATGTGACGTCACGTTCACTAAAGATAAAGAACTGGTCTGTCGTCATTCACAAAGCGATTTGCATACCACAACCGACGTTCTTGCTCACCCTGAGTTGGCTAAAAAGTGCTCTGTGCCGTTTAAACCTGCTAACCCAGCAACAGGTGAAGATGCGCAAGTGGAATGTCGTACATCAGATTTCACGTTGGCGGAATTCAAAACCCTTAAAGGCAAAATGGATGGTGCGAATCCGAAAGCAACTACGATTGAAGAGTACATGAATGGCACTCCGGGCTGGCGTACCGATCTTTACTCGCAAACGGGTACTTTGATGACGCATGCTGAAAGTGCTGAGCTTTTCAAAAAGCATGGTGTGAAGGTGACGCCAGAGCTGAAGTCAGCGGCAGTTGATATGCCATACAAAGGCTTTAGCCAAGCGGATTATGCGCAGAAGTTAGTTGATGAGCTAAAGGAGGCTGGCTTCTCAGCGAAAGATGCTTATGTGCAGTCATTCAATCTTGATGATGTGAAATACTGGATTAACAACGAGCCAGAATTTGGTAAACAAGCGGTCTACTTAGATGACCGTGTCTACAACCTAGAAGGCTTTACCGCGACGTTGGAAAACATGAAAGCGCTATCAAAAGAGGGCGTGCAAATCATCGCACCACCGCTTTATGCACTGATTCAACTTGATGATAAGAATGCGATTGTGCAGTCAGAGTACGCTAAGTTAGCTAAGCAAGCCGATCTCGATATTATCGCGTGGACATTAGAGCGCTCTGGTCCTTTAGCGCAAGGTGGCGGTTGGTATTACCAAACCGTGACTGAGCAGATCAATCAAGATGGCGACATGATGAAAGTGCTAGATGTATTAGCGAAAGATGTTGGTGTACTTGGTGTGTTCAGTGACTGGCCTTCAACGGTCACCTACTACGCGAACTGTATGGATATCTAA
- a CDS encoding AraC family transcriptional regulator, giving the protein MAKASNTAKAVATFNRISKVLSFIHSHLDAPLSLEDIAAQSCWSRWQLQRVFQAETGLTVANYVRELKLSAAAELLLDSDQRVIDIAIALGFNSEIAFSRAFKQFFGHSPRTYRNNAQRIGLKKPIEVSEVSINGANELAFVEVRIDTKEAFILKGVKGEIKGLFSLLPDFSYVVPKLWQQLEAIVHPSSVPQGQLLGVVDVTKAAFDGSNLFYWAGLELHQSTLMPQLPSVVSDELDILNVPQQTYAAVKHKGPIETLPKTLEWFILHWLPNSDYRGIDGYELEVYPQHYQADSPDAEMEYWVPISKV; this is encoded by the coding sequence GTGGCAAAGGCATCTAATACAGCGAAGGCGGTAGCGACGTTTAATCGTATTAGTAAGGTTTTATCCTTTATTCACAGTCACCTGGATGCGCCGCTTTCACTTGAAGATATCGCGGCGCAGAGCTGTTGGTCTCGCTGGCAATTACAACGCGTCTTTCAGGCAGAGACAGGGTTGACGGTGGCCAACTATGTCCGTGAATTAAAACTTAGTGCAGCAGCCGAGTTGCTATTAGATTCTGATCAGAGAGTGATCGACATTGCCATCGCACTGGGCTTCAATTCTGAAATTGCCTTTAGCCGTGCGTTTAAGCAATTTTTTGGTCACAGTCCAAGAACGTACCGCAACAATGCCCAACGCATAGGGCTGAAAAAGCCGATTGAAGTGTCTGAAGTAAGTATCAATGGCGCCAATGAGCTCGCGTTTGTTGAGGTCCGAATCGACACCAAAGAAGCCTTTATTCTGAAGGGGGTAAAAGGCGAGATTAAAGGGCTTTTCTCTCTATTGCCTGATTTTTCCTATGTGGTACCAAAACTTTGGCAGCAGTTAGAGGCGATTGTTCACCCTTCCTCTGTGCCTCAAGGCCAACTACTTGGGGTCGTTGATGTGACGAAAGCGGCTTTTGATGGCAGCAATCTTTTCTATTGGGCTGGGCTTGAGCTGCACCAGAGCACGCTAATGCCCCAATTGCCGAGCGTGGTTTCTGACGAGTTAGATATCTTGAATGTTCCCCAGCAAACTTACGCTGCGGTAAAACATAAAGGTCCGATAGAGACTTTGCCAAAAACCTTAGAGTGGTTCATTTTACATTGGTTACCGAATTCTGATTACCGCGGTATTGATGGCTATGAGCTGGAAGTATACCCGCAACACTACCAAGCGGATTCTCCAGATGCGGAGATGGAGTATTGGGTGCCGATCTCCAAGGTTTAA
- a CDS encoding M28 family metallopeptidase produces the protein MKKTLLCSALFTLSVSGYSFATDAPTTTNYSDKAVKYLAQIADGSDGIGARPASSAKEIETGEWIKNKLTQVGYDVITQPFSYEKSGKTKTSNNYIVEKAGLSTDTIVLVAHYDSTGDDHGSLGATDNGAGLAAATAIAEALHAAQEIPYTVRVLFVGAEENGLNGSKHYVTEALKKGQLDNVIAMINYDTVGGGDIVYVHAAHSDYKQYQKTCEAIGLSDKTYNKETWVRDGMLAASIDRIGEEQKYVVHPGFPGYPAGETGSWSDHAPFACAGIPIAYVESTNFNINGEEGYDGYSQTENPLMWDCYDAENKTACDRKTETKWGKIWHTEFDRLDKLEQAFPGRVNKQTKNNVEVVVEYLTNNKYFKQS, from the coding sequence ATGAAGAAGACCCTGTTATGCTCTGCACTCTTCACATTGAGTGTGTCTGGATATAGCTTTGCAACCGACGCTCCCACTACAACGAACTACAGTGATAAAGCGGTCAAATACCTTGCTCAAATTGCCGATGGCAGTGATGGGATTGGTGCTCGCCCAGCAAGCTCGGCTAAAGAAATTGAGACTGGCGAATGGATCAAAAACAAACTGACACAAGTAGGCTACGACGTAATAACCCAACCTTTCAGCTACGAGAAGAGCGGTAAAACTAAGACTTCAAACAACTACATTGTTGAAAAAGCAGGACTTTCAACAGACACCATCGTCCTCGTCGCACACTATGATTCCACTGGCGATGACCACGGATCATTAGGCGCAACGGATAATGGTGCGGGTCTAGCGGCCGCAACCGCCATCGCTGAAGCCCTTCATGCGGCGCAAGAGATCCCGTATACCGTTAGAGTTCTATTTGTCGGTGCGGAAGAAAATGGTCTCAACGGTTCTAAACATTACGTCACCGAGGCGCTCAAGAAAGGCCAATTAGACAACGTCATTGCCATGATTAACTATGACACTGTCGGCGGTGGCGATATTGTCTATGTTCACGCGGCACACTCTGACTACAAGCAATACCAGAAAACTTGTGAAGCGATTGGTCTTAGCGATAAAACCTACAATAAAGAGACTTGGGTTCGCGATGGCATGCTCGCAGCTTCAATTGATAGAATCGGTGAAGAGCAAAAGTATGTCGTTCACCCTGGCTTCCCGGGCTACCCAGCGGGAGAAACGGGCTCTTGGTCTGATCACGCGCCGTTTGCCTGTGCAGGCATTCCAATCGCCTATGTCGAGTCGACCAACTTTAATATCAACGGCGAAGAAGGCTATGACGGTTACTCACAGACCGAGAATCCACTGATGTGGGACTGCTACGATGCTGAGAACAAAACCGCTTGCGACCGCAAAACAGAAACCAAGTGGGGTAAGATTTGGCACACTGAGTTTGACCGCCTCGACAAGCTAGAACAAGCCTTCCCAGGGCGAGTGAATAAGCAGACTAAAAACAACGTCGAAGTGGTTGTTGAATACTTAACCAACAACAAATACTTCAAGCAGTCTTAG
- the phnC gene encoding phosphonate ABC transporter ATP-binding protein, with protein sequence MAVASCDRTKYDGIKINNLFHEYVAGKPILKGIDIDIDQPGIIAIIGPSGTGKSTLLRCINRLNDPTSGEILFEGEDLTKLQGQALRKQRRHIGMVFQEYNLVERLTVIENVLSGRLGYMSSWNAWRRNYSKEDLRKAFELLEFVGLQDFANQRADSLSGGQRQRVGIARAVMQDPYILLADEPTSSLDPKTAVEIMELMETFAKEKQIPVLVNIHDVNLAKRFANRIIGMCNGKVHYDGSPEGISEEDLKIIYGGESWLD encoded by the coding sequence ATGGCTGTAGCAAGCTGTGACAGAACTAAGTATGACGGAATAAAGATCAACAACCTTTTTCATGAATACGTGGCAGGCAAGCCAATCCTTAAAGGTATTGATATTGATATCGACCAACCGGGCATTATTGCCATCATTGGCCCATCAGGGACAGGTAAAAGTACTTTGCTTCGTTGCATCAACCGCCTTAACGATCCAACCAGCGGTGAGATCTTATTCGAAGGGGAAGACTTAACCAAGTTGCAAGGCCAAGCGCTACGTAAGCAACGTCGCCATATTGGTATGGTTTTCCAAGAGTACAACTTAGTTGAACGCCTAACCGTGATTGAAAATGTCTTAAGTGGCCGATTGGGCTATATGTCTTCATGGAATGCTTGGCGTCGTAACTATTCAAAAGAAGATTTGCGCAAAGCGTTCGAGCTTTTAGAATTCGTAGGCTTACAAGATTTTGCTAATCAGCGCGCAGACAGTCTTTCTGGTGGTCAGCGCCAACGTGTCGGTATTGCCCGTGCTGTCATGCAAGATCCATATATCTTACTGGCAGATGAGCCGACCTCTTCACTCGATCCGAAAACGGCGGTTGAGATCATGGAGTTGATGGAAACCTTCGCCAAAGAAAAACAGATCCCTGTGCTGGTGAACATCCATGACGTGAACTTGGCTAAGCGTTTTGCTAACCGCATTATCGGCATGTGTAACGGCAAAGTTCATTATGATGGTAGTCCTGAAGGCATCAGTGAAGAAGATCTCAAGATCATTTACGGAGGTGAGTCATGGCTGGATTAA
- a CDS encoding HAD-IIB family hydrolase, which produces MENVLSKDWKNIEWVLTDVDDTLTWQGKLPPETLIALNALKQQGIKIVAVTGACAGWCDHIAQLWPVDAVLGENGAFTLEKGEHGISLTSSVPLETMRSQQAELKSQVEQLLSQYSDINLTLDQAYRLCEVAIDIGQNREPLDPRVIEQLVAQIHQLGAHATASSIHINAWYGEHSKRNSAFAYLKSKGLNEQEILDKCCYVGDSLNDQQMFETLPMTVGVKNIEHYWHKLSHKPSLVMSQPGGFGFSEFSQQLLVLKNEN; this is translated from the coding sequence ATGGAAAACGTACTTTCAAAGGATTGGAAAAACATTGAATGGGTACTGACTGACGTCGACGATACCTTGACTTGGCAAGGCAAACTTCCGCCAGAAACACTGATTGCTCTCAACGCTCTTAAGCAGCAAGGAATCAAGATTGTGGCCGTCACCGGCGCATGTGCGGGTTGGTGTGATCATATCGCGCAACTTTGGCCAGTGGATGCGGTACTGGGAGAAAACGGTGCTTTCACCTTAGAAAAAGGGGAGCACGGGATTAGCTTAACAAGCAGCGTTCCGCTTGAAACCATGCGCTCCCAACAAGCAGAACTAAAGAGCCAAGTCGAACAACTGCTGAGTCAATATTCAGATATCAACCTGACTCTGGATCAAGCGTACCGCTTATGCGAAGTCGCCATCGATATTGGCCAAAACCGCGAACCGCTTGACCCAAGGGTAATTGAACAACTTGTGGCCCAAATCCACCAACTAGGCGCCCATGCGACGGCGAGCTCTATTCACATCAACGCTTGGTATGGTGAACACTCTAAGCGCAACAGTGCGTTTGCCTACCTGAAAAGCAAAGGGCTCAACGAGCAAGAGATTTTGGATAAATGCTGCTATGTGGGTGATTCGCTCAATGACCAGCAAATGTTCGAGACACTGCCAATGACGGTCGGCGTTAAGAACATAGAGCATTATTGGCACAAATTGAGCCATAAACCGAGTCTTGTCATGAGTCAGCCAGGCGGCTTTGGCTTTTCTGAATTTAGCCAACAGTTGCTCGTACTCAAAAACGAAAATTAA
- a CDS encoding sigma-54-dependent transcriptional regulator — MVMQKNITLIDDELDVVEAVSEMLELEGFSVTSFTDPKLGLKSLSLDSKQVVLCDVRMPYLDGLAMLDTIQSRAPKCEVILMSGHGDIPMAIEAMKLGAFDFIEKPLQSDELIEKLDLAVTHIRNVPEAANESQQLPIEEVVIGVSNQMEMVRTQVLALARTGVDTIINGETGTGKEVIASALHQYSKRRDNPFVAINCGGMTESIIESELFGHEAGSFTSANKKRIGKIEQAHGGTLFLDEIESMPIAVQIKLLRVIQERVIERVGGNRLIPVDIVVVAASKADLAELSKQGEFRADLFYRLNIASLNLPPLRQRKEDIQSLFRHFVVQASQKYKTRPSTLYSEQIQQLCRHDWPGNVRELRNVADRFVLGIVGEGFDLQAPPTQGNDAFAFEQQMEQYERNVLTEALIEMSGNINEVSLRLNLPRKTLYRKMKKHQLDKENFKA; from the coding sequence ATGGTTATGCAAAAGAACATTACCCTCATTGATGATGAATTGGATGTGGTTGAAGCGGTGAGTGAGATGCTAGAGCTAGAAGGGTTCAGTGTGACGAGTTTTACCGATCCTAAGCTTGGCCTGAAATCGTTATCACTAGATAGCAAACAGGTGGTGCTGTGTGACGTACGCATGCCCTACCTTGATGGTTTAGCCATGCTTGATACGATTCAAAGTCGAGCTCCAAAGTGCGAAGTGATATTAATGAGTGGCCATGGCGATATTCCTATGGCGATTGAGGCGATGAAGCTGGGCGCATTTGATTTTATTGAGAAGCCGCTGCAAAGCGATGAGCTGATTGAAAAACTCGATTTAGCCGTTACTCATATTCGTAACGTTCCTGAGGCGGCGAACGAATCTCAGCAATTGCCGATTGAAGAGGTGGTGATCGGTGTCTCTAACCAAATGGAGATGGTGCGAACTCAAGTGCTCGCACTCGCGCGTACTGGGGTCGATACCATTATTAATGGCGAGACGGGCACTGGCAAAGAGGTTATTGCTTCCGCTCTGCACCAATATTCAAAGCGCCGCGATAACCCCTTTGTTGCGATTAACTGCGGCGGGATGACTGAAAGCATCATTGAAAGTGAGCTGTTTGGTCATGAAGCAGGCTCCTTTACCAGCGCTAACAAAAAGCGTATCGGCAAGATAGAGCAAGCGCATGGCGGAACCTTATTCCTTGATGAAATAGAGAGTATGCCAATCGCAGTGCAGATTAAATTGCTGCGCGTGATCCAAGAGCGAGTCATCGAACGTGTTGGCGGTAACCGCTTAATTCCGGTCGATATTGTTGTGGTGGCAGCGAGTAAAGCTGATTTGGCTGAGCTAAGTAAACAAGGTGAGTTTCGCGCTGACCTCTTCTATCGATTGAACATTGCCAGTTTAAACTTACCTCCACTAAGGCAACGCAAAGAAGATATTCAATCTCTGTTTCGACACTTTGTGGTCCAAGCGAGTCAGAAGTATAAAACCCGCCCATCAACGCTCTACTCTGAGCAAATTCAGCAGCTATGTCGCCACGATTGGCCGGGGAATGTTCGTGAGCTAAGAAATGTCGCTGACCGTTTTGTACTCGGGATTGTTGGCGAGGGTTTTGATCTGCAAGCGCCTCCGACTCAAGGGAATGATGCGTTCGCCTTTGAGCAACAAATGGAGCAATATGAGCGCAACGTACTGACCGAAGCGCTGATTGAAATGTCCGGCAACATCAATGAAGTTTCACTGCGACTCAATCTGCCACGTAAGACCCTCTATCGTAAGATGAAAAAGCATCAACTCGATAAAGAGAACTTCAAAGCATAA